From one Vidua chalybeata isolate OUT-0048 unplaced genomic scaffold, bVidCha1 merged haplotype W_reject_23, whole genome shotgun sequence genomic stretch:
- the LOC128783189 gene encoding serine/threonine-protein kinase pim-1-like, translating to MPEYSPPEWILFGCYHGQPATIWSLGILLYHLVCGHLPFHTNEDIVRGQLFFPPRVSQECQHLIRWCLSMDPTDRPSLEDLFEHSWLQEPCLAQETAEIHPCAQ from the exons ATGCCGGAGTACAGCCCACCGGAGTGGATCCTCTTTGGCTGCTACCATGGCCAGCCAGCCaccatctggtccctgggcatcctgctcTATCACCTGGTCTGTGGGCACCTTCCTTTCCACACAAACGAGGACATCGTCCGGGGCCAGCTCTTCTTCCCGCCCCGGGTGTCTCAAG agtgcCAGCACCTCATCAGGTGGTGTTTATCCATGGACCCCACAGACAGGCCATCACTGGAAGACCTTTTTGAGCAttcttggctgcaggagccctgcctggcccaggagacagcagagatccatccctgtgctcagtag